GACGTCGACGTCTCTCTTTCGCGTGTCCAGCCAAATCGCCATTAACAACACCTCCGGACCTTCGCGCTCCGACCCGATTCCGTTTCGTCTTCGCGCGTCCCCTCTCGACATGAGGACGAGAAACGCCGACGCGCCCAGGCCGGCCGCCCCTAGAAGGACGCCGCGGGTGAGGAAACCGGCCGGCAAGGCAGGTCCGGGTCCGGCCCCGAGCTCCGACCCGGGCGACGCGGCGGCGGGCTCCGCGACGCCCCAGGCCGTCGAGACGAGGCGCGTCGCCGCCGCGCGGGCGAGGCAAGGGAGGAAGGCCGCCTCCGCGGCGGACAGGAACGAGGATTCGGATCCTGCAGCCGAACCTTCGCGAGGTATGTTTTGAGCCTCTGATCGTGGTGATTGCTTCGTGGCTCTTCCGCATGATTAGGGATTAGTATGGCTTGGCTGCTCGAGTTACTCCGGCGATGTTGGAGACGGTGGCTGTCGGGAACTTTCTCGGCTGCTACTTCGATGAATTGTGCCGAAAGTTCATTTGTTTCATTTCGTTGACCTCTCGCTGTTTGTATGTATCCTTGTGTTTTGCATGTGCTATCTTACATTAAAGGTTCTGGGCGTTTCAGTAAGGATTAAGTTATCTGGTAGTCTGTCTCTTGTGCTTGCTAAGCTGCACGAAGTGTGCAACGGCAATGAAGCAAAGGTTGTCTTTGTGTATTTAATTTTCGGGTTTTCAATCGAGGGTAAATTGCGTGTCGCCATTGCTGTACTTGACATATTTCTCTGATTACGCATTTAATTGTTTGATTGCACATTTGCTCACGTGAATGTTATCATCTTTGGTCTTCAAAATATTGTTACAGCTGAAGAAGTGGGAGAATCGGCTGATGCTGCTGCTGAAGTGACACTGGTGACAAAAGTTGGGACAACTCCAAAGTCAACAGGGAGGAAAACAGCCGGACGTACTAAGTCTCCTGCTTCAGCAAAAGCTTTATCCTTGCAGATGCCCAAGTCGCCTGAATCTGTTGAAGTTCCTGTAGAGGAAACTCTGGAGGAGATGGTGGTATTAGCTGATGCCCATTGCGAGGATGATAACACAAAAGTTGAATGTGTGTCTAAGCATGCTGAAGAACCCTCAGGAGAGGAAAAATCTGATTTGGCAATCATTGAACCCCTTGAGGATGTCTTTGAACCGGTGGGCAAGGAACAGGCTCTGTTGCAAGTGGAAAAATCTGCTATTGAAGATGGTGGGCATCTGGTGGACAATGTAAAATCTCCACTTGCCAATTTTACAGTattcgaggaaaaagaacaaatgcaAGTGGAAGCTGAAATAGCTCCTCCTCTAGGTGATGAGGATTCTCTCAAGGAAGAGATAAATGCTGAAGCAACTTCAAAGCCATCAGATGATCATGAAGTCTATGAAGTGAAGCGGGTAGAGGAAGTTATTGAAAAAAGAGATGTACTGGTCGGAAATAATGCACGGAGTGGAGAGAAATCCCAAAATATGCAAGAGAACGTCCAGGAGAAGTTTCAAGGAGATTTTTTTCAGACTAGAAATGATGACTATGGGGATGATGATGAGAGCATGGAGGAGTATGGTGATCGATTGGACTTTGGAGAACCTGGAGAGGAAGACCTTGGTGAGGATGATGGAGATGAACCTGCTGAAGAAGGGAACGCTTTAGAAGAGGAGCATAAGGAACTATCGCTTATTGCAAAGGAacaaaagattaagaaagagCATGAAATTTTCGTTGGTGGTCTCGACCGTGATGCTGTTGAAGAGGATGTGAGGAGGGTGTTTGAGAGGATTGGTGAGATAGTCGAGATTAGGTTGCATAAAGATTTTTCAACCAATAAAAACAAGGGATTTGCCTTTGTTAAGTTTGCAAACAAGGAGCATGCAAAGCGGGCCCTGGCAGAGATGAAGAATCCTGTCGTGAGAGACTGTTACTActattttatcttgttttgttTACCAGTGCAATTAGGCTTTCAACACATTATTgtccaaaaactatttttatcggTTGTAGCAAAGAGAGGAACTAAGGATGCTTTTCACTTGGTGTTACTTGTAGATACGTGGAAAGAGATGCGGCACTGCACCTAGTGAGGACAATGACATATTGTTCCTAGGAAATATCTGCAACACATGGACAAAGGAAGCTGTGAGTGTTGAAATGTTTGCAATAGCTGTTACTTAAGCTCAGCTTccggtttttcattttttgtgtaATGGCAGATAAACCAAAAGCTGAAGGAGTATGGTGTTCAAGGGGTAGAAAGCATAACTCTTGTTCCAGATGCTCAACGTGAAGGGTTGAGTCGTGGTTTTGCATTTCTCGAGTTTTCTTGTCACACTGATGCAATGCTAGCATATAAGAGGCTTCAAAAGCCTGATGTTGTTTTTGGTCATTCAGAGAGAACGGCTAAAGTTGCTTTTGCTGAACCGCTACGCGACCCTGACCCGGAGGTCATGGCTCAAGTGAAATCGGTTTTCATTGATGGGCTTCCTCCTTATTGGGATGAGGAGCGTGTAAGAGAGCAATTTAAAACTTTCGGAGAGATTGTACGTGTAGTCCTTGCCCGAAACATGTCAACTGCTAAGAGGAAAGATTTTGGGTTTGTTGATTTTTCTAGCCATGAGGCAGCTGTTGCTTGTGTTGATGGAATCAATACTTCAGAGTTAGGTGATGCTAACACAAAGGTACTCCCTTGTGCATTCTATTTTCTGCCTTTTGGTACTTATTTTTCTGCTGAATATGTGAGCAACGTGTTTACTTGAAATGAAgagattttaagaaaaatgtgaGCCGTTTTTTTCCTTTGGGCATTAAGCTAGGTGAATGGCTTCAAACTCtgtcaatttatttccttaaGTTCTGTTTCTTATTTACTGCCTCTGTCCTCCATGTTTATTGTTTACAACAATAAAGATGCAGATTGCACACAAATTAGTGACTCCTTGAAAGATTGCTTGAGTGGAATTCTGCAAATGTTGTTTATATGGAGATTGTAGGTTAAAGTTAGGGCAAGACTTTCCAATCCAAGGCCTAAAACTCAGGCAGTGAAGGGTGGAATGTCTGGTGGATTTCGAATTGGTCGTGGTAGCGTTGGCAATAACAGACATGGTATCGTCTGAAATTTCCTGcttttcattactttttttttttcaatcccaTCTCCATCTTAGTTGGGCTCTTTTATGAACAGGAAGGGGATTTGGGTGGGGAGGACATTCATACAACAGAGGGGATCACCATAGCTGGGGTTTCCATCAACGTGGACGCAGTCAAAGCAGCAGAATGCGTTTTAGCTATGACCACGAGTTTGATAATCCACACCTTGATTTTCATAGGAGGCAATCTTCTGGACGAGGTTGTTGATTTGGCTCTTTTTCTGTTCGTAACTTCTAAGTGGCTAGTGTTGTTGATTTGATGTCCTGAGTCAATGCAGGGGGAAGAAGGGGCATTTCACGAGCTGGTCATTATATGTCTGGTCATCATGCCCCTGTAGGCCCGTCTTCAAGACCACCTATTGATAGATCATGGCACGGTTATCCTGACAGAGGCCCTGGCATGCATCTGCCTTCTAGGCGGTTACCTTACTCTCCTGAAGAACAATACAATAGACATTTTGAGGGCAGGCAGTTTGATGACCCATACTTCTATGACAGTGGTGCCCATGGTTTGAAGCGTCCCTTTCCTATGACAGTAAGTATCTCCACCGTTATTCCTcccttgttttttctttatttaatctCTTCTGCTATTATGTCATCATGTTTATCTGATGTCTTCTACTGTAAGTATCATATCTGAGTTTATCTCTTGTATCCAAGAATTCTTTTCTTCCTGCATTTTCAGGATCAATATGCTGATTACATGGAGCCAAGTAGAGTACGTCCTCGTTTTGATTATATGGATTCTTCGTTACCATTATGTGGAAGTGTTTATCATGGTATGTTTTCTGCTAGCAGCATCAGAATTTTTCTGATTCTTGCTGATCTGctgcttttttcttcttatcccTTACTGGCTTATCTGGTTTTTCTGCTTCAGATGCTTTTGGAGTTGGAAGTGGGCCTTATCCACATGATCATTATGGTTCTGATGTAAGCAAAACCATAGCTTCCTGACTTAATATTAATCTGCCCATAATAAGCTGTGCTGACATCTAGGAAATGCTGCAGTATGGTGGAGGTCCGTATCCATCTTATTATAGGGATGATCGCTCTTATGGAGGTGGCTACTACCACTAGATTCAAATTCTAAGGTAACCCATTTTGTTCAGATGCCATTTTCTTATATCTGAATGTGAATTATGCTAATTTGGTTATTGAAGCATTCGATTTATTGTCTTCAGGTAAGTTTGGAAATGCAGGAAATGCTTCAATGGTAATGGGGAAAGGAGCCCTGTTGCAAGAACATCTAAGTTTGATTACTTTTCTCCTATAAGATATTTTGCTTTGTTCTTTTACATTGCATCTACTATCTAACCTCTTTTCATATCTATCCCACATGTCATCAGTTCTTGGATTCCCTATAGTTGTTAGGTTATGATGAAGACTTTAGAGTCTTGTAGATAAGGTGGCTTGAGGATGGGACCAATAAGTGATATCATTTTGTGTGAAAGTGGAAGTGCGTTATGCTTTTGCACTACATATGAGGAGTTTGAGGTTTTCTACCACTTGAAGTGCAGATGTTGTATGCTTCGTGGATCTCATGTGCAGCTGgtcattttttatgttttggttTAATGAAATAAATCAAGTGAATTTATTGGTAGGCCAAAGTTTTGAGAGTTCACTTTACTTTAATTGATGGAGAGCTGATTTTAAAGTTGATGATTTTCGTGGAGGCCCATGTGGAGACAATATTAGCTGCAATTAAGATAGCTTAAGTAGGCTTTAAGTTGCGCACAATCATCAGAGGTTTTCGGCTACTATGAATGAATGTGGCAAGGATTTCTTGCTTGAGGTGACTTTCTCCATCAGCTTCAGGGGATCAAGTTGTCGTTTATATTAAAAGTATATTAAAGATGGGCAGGTTAAAGCAGAAAGTTTGGAAATTTACTCCATAGGCAATGGTGCTCCAAAAATTAATTGGTGAGGTTTCTGGGGTATAGCTCAGAATCATGTCAACTAATGTTTCTGAACTTCTTATGGTTTATGAATCCTTTGCCGTTTGACATGGTTAATTGCGTGAGCGTTTTAGGTGGATGGATATTCCTGAGCCCATTGATTTCGGTTCATAGATGTTCTCTATAAGCAGAATAGTAATCTGATTTGGTGGTCTCTTATTCCATTTACATCCGTATGGTATGTATTTACTGTGCTTAGTGGCTATCTTCCGTGAGAACATATCTTCAGTAGGATTTAGTTGTTCCTATAGATGGAAAAGTCTATTTGGGTGCCTTGGAGTTTAAGTAGCTATGAAAGTCAATCGTGTGTTATGGCTAATGCATTGGGATTTATAGTAGTTGAAGATTTTGAGAAATCCTTGTCTCAGCCATTCAATGTGGGAATTGGGAAGAATTAAGAGCGTAAAGAAAGCATTATGGTAACAGTGGTATCAAATGCCATAAATTTGCAAGATAGTCAACATTGGTTAACGGATTTCTTTATTAGGATTGGAGGTGATCATTATTTGCATAGAGATTTTTGTTTGTCTTCCACGTCATCATTGTTGGTCATGTCAATGATCTTTCTGAGCATATATTTTTAGAACCACACAGAAAGTAAGTAAACCTTGTGCAAGTTTAAAGTTCTTTTATGTGTAATTGTTCATCTATAAGGTAAAATTAGATTCGAAGGTCGTTTGTAATCACTCTGCAAACTTTGAAGTTGTCTGTTATTgctttattatgtcaatgtccTTTACACGAGATTTCACATGCTCATTATGATGTGGATGGCAATAATGTGGAACTAGTTTGAGTTTGGGTTTTCCTATAGGATAGAAGTGTTTGTGGTGGCTTAAGAATGGTTGTCTTTGTGATCatcatgattttgatgtgaataatcTGAGTAAGATAGTTGGGCCATCGGTGATGAAGTATTGAACGTTGACTTGGTGAGTTTTGAGGACAACAGCACCTGTAGTTTCTCCCTTATTATTTAGTATGCGCTCACTAGACTTACTGTATATATTCCTTACTGGCATTGTGGTAAGGCACATTAGGGAGAATTAGAAAGAGTTCTCAGAGTACTTGATGTAACATGGGGTGTCATAATATTTGGTACATAGTGGAATATATGTTGCGAGTGGGTTTTGGAAACTTAAGTGCTCAGTAAACTTCATTTGAATAGATATCTGAGGTGACTCTAGGCAGTCACCCCGTTCATTTACAGAGGCGATTTTGGGATCTTCCATTAGCATTGTAGTTAAATTAGTGTTTGCAATCTTTGCTGTCTTCATCTAAGTGTAGGCAGAGTTTTTGTGCTTCTTTTTGCGTTGAAgttgctaatttttttatggcctctctttcctttctaaaTGATTTTCTGATATGTCATTCAAAATCTGCATCTTATTCAGAAGCTTCTTTTTGCCCCTCTAAAAGATCCGTTCCAAAATTTGTGTTCTTCACTGCCTTGATCACTTATGGAAAAACGAAGTTTCTGAAGGAATAAGACACAGTTTACTTATGGAATCGAAGTTGTTTCAAGACTAGTGATTTTCATCCATTTCTATTCTACATGCATCAGCTATGACGTCTGGTCAACTGTAATGAATTAGGGCTACCTTATACCTTTATGCTTCTAGATCTGGACCATTTACTTTTCCATTATCTATACCTGGTAAAGTTTTAATTTCTTGGCAAGTTGACCATAGTGAGACTGCTATCCGCAGGCAACGGATAAGCCATGTTGTATTATTGGTTTTCATACATTCTTTCAGCTGTGTCCATACATGCTGTTGTCTCACTATTTAGACAGTTTTCTAGAAGGATATTTTAGCTGAATCAGGCATCAACTGTAATTTATACTAAAGTCGACCACAGTGAGATTGCTATCTGCAGGCAACAGATGAGCCATGTTGTATTATTGGTTTTCAtacattctttcttttggctgTGTCCATACATGCTGTTGTCTCACTATTTAGACAGTTTTCTAGAAAGATGTTTTAGCTGAATCTACGGCAGGCATCAACTGTAATTTGTACCAATAAGAGACTTTCTGTAGATTTCTTAGTATGCCTTCCATAGTTGCTGTATACTAGTCGGAGTGGAACCTGATAAGGATAATCCTGACTATATTAAGATTTGATGTGGCGAGTTTTTGGTTGGCGTTGAAATGGCCACGTGTAGTTCGTTGTATTATTACATGAATTAATTTggtaaattggtggattgcccGTACTAGAATCCTCCTCTTTTCTCCCGATGTTAATTTGTCATTTCGTATTTGGTGTTAGCGCTAGCTGACTACTGGGTTATCGTGAATGATGTGATTGGTTAGCTGACTATTGTCTCGTGAGGTCTTGTGGACACTCGACATGCATAGTGTAGAGTGAGAGAATTTTCCATAAAGCGGAATTTTATAGCGTGAAGAAAGAAGCTTGCTGTATGGAGGAGATTCTTTGTTTTGGTGCTCTGCTTTCACTGCATGCGTTTTGGACATGTCTGAGTCTGTGGGTGGTATGCTCGCACCCCTATTAGATAGATAAGGTTAAGGATCATGGTTTCAGTCTTcttaaattttgataaaaaaaagttcaagtttGCATCGTTAAGAGTTTCCACGATTTATATTGCaacttgttaaaaaaaattataaatattcaGAATCTGTTGTTTCCGCTCTTTAAGAGCGTATACTTGTGTCTTTTTTGGCAACTATCTCCTCAGCTGTCCAAAATAAAGCGAATTCGTAATGTAGTTTGTTGGGCGATGGAATTTTGTGTTCTTACATCTTGATTGTTGCTTAGGCATAGATCTAGTGCATATTGCATGGACTAAACAAATGAGAGAGAAACCCCATTAGCCTTTAGTCTCGGAttaatttgcttttcttctaGAATTACATTCTCCCTCTTTTCAAGATAAATAGTTCGTGTTGTTGTTCTTCCTGTGGGACTACAAAATAGTCTTTTAACAATGGTAAAGTCTTCAATAAAATATGGCTGGTTGTTTCGAAGCATGTCTTAGGCTCTCTTTATTTCttagaaaatgtgaaatttttggaaaatgtttttcaagaagtcattttctaagaaaatgataatattttatgatatttgGTTACGATCTACAAATGaactaaaaacattttctatcatttgAGTATGAagatttcatttgatttttcttaataaCATACGTTATTCATGCGAATGGATAGCTAATGAAATGGGCACTGGCACGGGGTCTTAAGATCTGATTGTCGACTTCTGGGCATGAGCGTGGGTGTTGGTTGTGGATCCATCGAAATCGAGCCCAAGAATTTGAGGACAACTGGAGACTTCGGTATCGGTACTCGTGCCATGGTCCATTTAGGTTAGGCCCCAAATCTAGCACTTGTGACCTATTCCCCTAGGCTTGGACATGGGTCCATTGAGGTTGGGCCTAGAACCTTGGTGCCCATGCTCGGCATTGATGAACCAAGGCACGGGTGTAAGGGATAAGCGACTCGGGTGCAAGGGACTCGAGCAAggccttgatggacttgggcttATTTGAGCATGAGTGTTAGGGTCGGCTTGGCCATACCTGAGCACGAGTGCTAAGGACCCGACTTGGATGTGAGGACTTAGCCCCGTTGCCAAGGGAATGGGATTGAGCATTGGGGTTCTTGTGCCTAAGTATAAAGTTTTTGGTCTAAGGGCCGGTGCCTAGccatattttagaaaatgatcttcgatttttttttaaatcattttcctaTATTTAAGTTTTAGTAAGAAAACATTttcgttgactcattttctttcaaaactacatttcacaaaataataagagaaaaggttaagaattaattttgattaaccATCTAAGCACTTATTTTATTGGCACCATTTAAAAATAAGTActcgttttcctttttcaatgtACTAGGGTTATTACAAGAAAGATTTCAAATTAGtatgtttatgataaatttatcccaaattaattttttgactacaaaatatctcaaattaatatttgtgtgataaatttactctttgtTAATTTATGCTAATATGTAATGTCATTCATGGACTTAATtataatgtgattcttgaattttttgtacatgttcaattaAGTTTTTGGACAATATGATGTTCTATATTATCCTTCCACTATTGATTTGGCTTACAACTTGGTAAAGTTTGGACATTTGACAAAAGAATAACATTACTCATGAATTATCCACGTGATATTTGACTAAAATTtgatataataatttatgtcatCAAATAATAGGGAGAATTGTTTTccaatttgaataaattaaaaaaattagaaggattattttattctaatttcaattgattttattaCGTAGATAATCTAATCCACATgtaacatttttcttttgtgcaccattaaaaaattattggattGAAGTTTATATcagtaaattttgtaaatttgtatTAATGAAAGGATAATATAAAACATTTTCGTCTAATGCCAAAAGACTCAATTGATTAGGGACTACATGTTTATTTATGAGAGTgcatattgagttaaaattcaGAGACAAAATTGAGCATATTACATTCTCCCTCTTTTCAAGATAAATAGTTCGTGTTGTTGTTTTTCTTGTAGGACTACAAAATAGTCTTTTAACAATAGTAAAATCTTCAATAAAATATGGCTGTTCGTTTCGAAGGATGTCTTAGGCTCtgtttatttcttaaaaaatgtgacaattttggaaaatatttttcaagaaatcattttctaagaaaatgacaatattttacaaTATCTAGTTAAGATCTACAAAtgaactgaaaaatattttctatcatttgaGTAGGAagatttcatttgatttttcttaatagCATACACTATTCAAGTACTAGTGGCTTGCGAATGGATAGCTAGTGAAATGGGCACCGGCATCGGGGTCTTAAGATCTGATCGTCGACTTCTGGGCACAAGCATGAGTATTGGTCGGGGATCCATTGAAACTGAGCCTAAGAATTCAAGGACAACCGGAGACTTTGGTATCAGTACCCGTGCCATGGTCCATTGAGGTTAGGCCCCAAATCTAGCACTCGTGACCTATTCCCTTGTGCCCAAACTTGGGTCCAATAAGGGTGGGCCTAGAACCTTGGCGCCCATGCTTGGCATTGATGAACCAAGGCACAAGCATAGGGGACTCAGGCCAAGGGACTCGGGCAAGGTCTTGATGGACTTGGGCTCATTCGAGCATGAGCGTTAGGGTCCAAGgcttggccttgatggacttgaGCACAAGTGCTAAGAACCCAACTTGGATGTGAGGACTCGCCCTGTTGCCAAGGGTGCAAGATTGAGCATTGGGGTTCTTGTACCTAAGTATAAAGTATTTGGTCCAAGAGTTGGTACTTAGccatattttagaaaatgatcttggaatttttatttatttttaaatcattttcctaTCTCTAAGTTttagtaagaaaatattttcattgattcattttctttcaaaactacatttcacaaaataataagaaaaaggtTAAGAATTAATTTCGATTTACTATCTAAGCAAATAGGGTTATTAAGTGAAGGACTTATTTATATTCGATTTACTATCTAAGCACtacaaaatatttcaaactaatATTTTTGTGATAGATTTAcccttaattaattttttaatcatcaaaaactcaaaactgatacatttgtaataaatttaatttttgttagTTTATCTTAATATGCAATGTTATTCATGGACTTAATTATAATGTGGTCCTTGAATTTGTTGTACATGTTCAATTAAGTTTTTGGACAATTAGATGTTTTATATTATCCTTCCACAAGAATTTATTGATGTGGCTTACCATTGGTAAGTTTGGACGATTGACAAAAGAATAACATTACACGTGAATTATCCACATGTGGTATTTGACTAAAATTCgatataataatttatgtcatCAAATAGCAGGGAGaatcatttttccaaattgaataaattaaaaaaaatagaaagattattttattctaatttc
Above is a window of Eucalyptus grandis isolate ANBG69807.140 chromosome 9, ASM1654582v1, whole genome shotgun sequence DNA encoding:
- the LOC104419671 gene encoding nucleolin → MRTRNADAPRPAAPRRTPRVRKPAGKAGPGPAPSSDPGDAAAGSATPQAVETRRVAAARARQGRKAASAADRNEDSDPAAEPSRAEEVGESADAAAEVTLVTKVGTTPKSTGRKTAGRTKSPASAKALSLQMPKSPESVEVPVEETLEEMVVLADAHCEDDNTKVECVSKHAEEPSGEEKSDLAIIEPLEDVFEPVGKEQALLQVEKSAIEDGGHLVDNVKSPLANFTVFEEKEQMQVEAEIAPPLGDEDSLKEEINAEATSKPSDDHEVYEVKRVEEVIEKRDVLVGNNARSGEKSQNMQENVQEKFQGDFFQTRNDDYGDDDESMEEYGDRLDFGEPGEEDLGEDDGDEPAEEGNALEEEHKELSLIAKEQKIKKEHEIFVGGLDRDAVEEDVRRVFERIGEIVEIRLHKDFSTNKNKGFAFVKFANKEHAKRALAEMKNPVIRGKRCGTAPSEDNDILFLGNICNTWTKEAINQKLKEYGVQGVESITLVPDAQREGLSRGFAFLEFSCHTDAMLAYKRLQKPDVVFGHSERTAKVAFAEPLRDPDPEVMAQVKSVFIDGLPPYWDEERVREQFKTFGEIVRVVLARNMSTAKRKDFGFVDFSSHEAAVACVDGINTSELGDANTKVKVRARLSNPRPKTQAVKGGMSGGFRIGRGSVGNNRHGRGFGWGGHSYNRGDHHSWGFHQRGRSQSSRMRFSYDHEFDNPHLDFHRRQSSGRGGRRGISRAGHYMSGHHAPVGPSSRPPIDRSWHGYPDRGPGMHLPSRRLPYSPEEQYNRHFEGRQFDDPYFYDSGAHGLKRPFPMTDQYADYMEPSRVRPRFDYMDSSLPLCGSVYHDAFGVGSGPYPHDHYGSDYGGGPYPSYYRDDRSYGGGYYH